From Flavobacterium sp. 102, a single genomic window includes:
- a CDS encoding aldehyde dehydrogenase, producing MIFKTDINYRKQSLLKLLKAVQEQEAEIIQALYDDFKKPAFEAVVTETSYVLAELNHTIKNINKWAKPTWVLPSFLNFPSTDYLYKEPYGKVLIIAPWNYPYQLALAPLIAAVAAGNQVVVKPSELTPNTSKIIAKIISKSFDENHVECVEGGIDVAQELLAKRWDYIFFTGSVAVGKMVAKAAAENLTPVTLELGGKNPCIIEQSANLKLTAKRIVWGKFLNAGQTCIAPDYLLVHQSIKPKLIDFLKEEIILAYGENPEVSPDFPRIINEKNWKRQVSFLENQTILLGGKANSKDFYIAPTLLDNPSLESLVMKEEIFGPILPILSYDSEADLEQIITQYEKPLSLYVFTKNKTFAHKIISKYSFGGGCINDTVIHFANKRLPFGGVGQSGIGAYHGKLSFTLFSHQKAMVKKANWLDIPTRYAPYKGKITAMKKLLNWFS from the coding sequence ATGATTTTTAAGACGGATATCAATTACAGAAAACAATCGTTACTGAAATTACTAAAAGCCGTTCAGGAGCAAGAAGCCGAAATCATACAGGCTTTGTATGATGATTTCAAAAAACCGGCTTTTGAAGCAGTGGTAACCGAAACGAGCTATGTCTTAGCTGAATTAAACCATACGATTAAAAATATCAATAAATGGGCAAAACCTACTTGGGTTTTGCCTTCTTTTTTAAATTTTCCTTCTACCGATTATTTGTATAAAGAACCTTACGGCAAAGTACTCATTATTGCACCTTGGAATTATCCGTACCAACTGGCTTTAGCGCCATTAATTGCCGCCGTTGCTGCCGGAAATCAAGTCGTAGTAAAACCCTCGGAATTGACTCCGAATACTTCAAAAATCATCGCTAAAATCATCAGCAAAAGCTTTGATGAAAATCATGTGGAATGTGTTGAAGGCGGAATTGATGTCGCTCAAGAATTATTGGCAAAACGCTGGGACTATATTTTCTTTACCGGAAGTGTTGCCGTTGGAAAAATGGTAGCCAAAGCTGCTGCGGAAAATCTAACGCCGGTTACTTTGGAATTAGGTGGAAAAAATCCGTGTATCATTGAGCAAAGTGCCAATTTGAAATTGACTGCCAAGCGAATCGTTTGGGGCAAATTTCTGAATGCGGGACAAACTTGCATTGCACCGGATTATCTTTTGGTTCACCAAAGTATAAAACCAAAATTGATCGATTTTCTCAAAGAAGAAATTATTTTGGCTTACGGAGAAAATCCGGAAGTATCGCCTGATTTTCCTCGCATCATCAATGAAAAAAACTGGAAGCGACAAGTTTCATTTTTAGAAAACCAAACCATTCTCTTAGGTGGAAAAGCAAACTCAAAAGATTTTTATATTGCTCCTACTTTATTGGACAATCCAAGCTTAGAAAGTTTGGTCATGAAAGAAGAAATTTTCGGACCAATACTGCCAATTTTGAGTTATGATTCTGAAGCCGATTTGGAACAAATAATAACCCAATATGAGAAACCACTTTCACTGTATGTTTTTACCAAAAATAAAACTTTTGCTCACAAAATAATTTCGAAATATTCCTTTGGTGGTGGTTGTATCAATGACACCGTAATTCACTTTGCCAACAAGCGTTTGCCCTTTGGAGGCGTTGGTCAAAGTGGCATTGGTGCCTATCACGGCAAGTTAAGTTTTACTCTTTTTTCGCATCAAAAAGCGATGGTAAAAAAAGCCAATTGGCTCGACATTCCAACAAGATATGCACCCTATAAAGGCAAAATAACGGCAATGAAAAAGTTATTAAATTGGTTTTCTTAA
- a CDS encoding RluA family pseudouridine synthase, giving the protein MKIVSTKDNLQILHEDNHIIVVNKRVGDIVQGDKTGDKPLSEIVKEYIKEKYNKPGEVFLGVVHRLDRPTTGIIVFARTSKALTRLNELFSNRETQKTYWAVVKNKPPKTEDNLVHFLKRNEKNNTSKAHLKEVSESKKASLDYKIISALNNYFALEINLHTGRHHQIRAQLSAIGCPIKGDLKYGFDRSNPDGGIHLHARKLVFIHPVTKETLEIIAPTPNEVIWNAL; this is encoded by the coding sequence TTGAAAATAGTTTCCACCAAAGATAATCTCCAAATTCTTCACGAAGACAATCACATCATTGTGGTTAACAAACGTGTAGGCGATATTGTTCAAGGTGATAAAACCGGTGACAAACCGCTTTCAGAAATCGTCAAAGAATATATCAAAGAAAAGTACAACAAACCCGGAGAAGTCTTTTTGGGAGTGGTTCACAGATTAGACCGACCGACGACAGGCATTATTGTTTTTGCCAGAACCAGCAAGGCTTTGACACGTTTGAATGAATTGTTTAGTAACAGAGAAACACAAAAAACGTATTGGGCTGTCGTGAAAAACAAACCACCAAAAACAGAAGATAATTTAGTTCATTTTCTGAAAAGAAACGAAAAAAACAACACTTCTAAAGCGCATCTCAAAGAAGTTTCCGAAAGCAAAAAAGCGAGTTTGGATTATAAAATCATCTCCGCACTCAACAACTATTTTGCTTTAGAAATCAATCTTCACACCGGAAGACACCACCAAATCAGAGCACAATTGTCCGCAATCGGCTGTCCAATTAAAGGCGATTTAAAATATGGCTTCGATCGAAGTAATCCCGATGGTGGCATTCATCTTCATGCTCGAAAATTGGTTTTCATCCATCCGGTTACCAAAGAAACCCTTGAAATCATTGCGCCAACACCAAATGAAGTTATTTGGAATGCTTTGTAA
- a CDS encoding four helix bundle protein has product MHQFKELEIWKRSRLFCSKIYLITSSFPADEKFGLTNQLRRASVSIPSNIAEGCSRSSNKDFSRFLEIAIGSIYEIETQLLIAFDLGYINQLELDKLVNDLDTIIKMISKFRSSLKI; this is encoded by the coding sequence ATGCATCAATTTAAAGAACTGGAAATTTGGAAAAGGAGCAGACTATTTTGTTCTAAAATTTATCTAATAACATCATCATTCCCTGCTGATGAAAAATTTGGTTTAACCAATCAACTGCGAAGAGCTAGTGTATCAATTCCTTCTAATATAGCTGAAGGTTGTTCAAGAAGCAGTAACAAAGATTTTTCTAGATTTCTTGAAATTGCAATTGGTTCAATTTATGAAATCGAAACACAATTATTGATAGCTTTTGATTTAGGTTATATCAATCAATTAGAGTTGGATAAATTAGTTAATGATTTAGACACAATCATCAAAATGATATCTAAATTTCGTTCTTCATTAAAAATCTAA
- the panB gene encoding 3-methyl-2-oxobutanoate hydroxymethyltransferase produces MSTAKKDYKRITTKSLFDMKANGEKISMLTAYDFTMAKIVDTAGVDVILVGDSASNVMAGHETTLPITLDQMIYHASSVVRAIERALVVVDLPFGSYQSDPKEALRSAIRIMKESGGHAVKLEGGSEIKESIKRILNAGIPVMGHLGLTPQSIYKFGTYTVRAKEEAEAEKLIEDAKLLERIGCFALVLEKIPASLAEKVAKTISIPVIGIGAGGGVDGQVLVIHDMLGMNNEFSPRFLRRYLNLYEQMTSAIGNYVADVKSSDFPNSSEQY; encoded by the coding sequence ATGTCTACAGCAAAAAAAGATTACAAAAGAATCACTACAAAGTCATTATTTGACATGAAAGCCAATGGCGAAAAAATATCGATGCTTACTGCTTATGATTTTACCATGGCGAAGATTGTCGATACTGCCGGAGTTGATGTAATCTTGGTGGGCGATTCTGCGAGTAACGTAATGGCCGGACACGAAACTACTTTGCCGATTACTTTGGACCAAATGATTTATCATGCTTCTTCGGTGGTAAGAGCCATAGAAAGAGCTTTGGTTGTGGTGGATTTGCCTTTTGGAAGTTACCAATCAGATCCAAAAGAAGCCTTGCGTTCTGCGATTAGAATCATGAAAGAAAGCGGCGGTCATGCAGTAAAATTAGAAGGTGGAAGCGAAATAAAAGAAAGTATCAAACGCATTCTAAATGCCGGAATTCCGGTAATGGGTCATTTGGGTTTGACTCCACAATCTATATACAAATTCGGAACTTATACCGTTCGCGCCAAAGAAGAAGCCGAAGCAGAAAAGCTAATTGAAGATGCTAAATTGTTAGAGAGAATAGGCTGTTTTGCGTTGGTTTTGGAAAAAATACCCGCTTCTTTAGCAGAGAAAGTAGCTAAGACGATTTCGATTCCTGTAATCGGAATTGGTGCCGGCGGCGGTGTTGACGGACAAGTATTGGTAATTCACGATATGTTGGGCATGAACAATGAATTTAGTCCTCGATTCCTTCGCCGTTATTTAAACTTATACGAGCAAATGACTTCGGCTATTGGCAATTATGTGGCTGATGTAAAGTCGAGTGATTTCCCTAATTCGAGTGAGCAATATTGA
- a CDS encoding sigma-54 dependent transcriptional regulator yields MPKILIIEDEAAIRRVLIKILSEESDTYTVEEAEDGKQGFEKIKNEDYDLVLCDIKMPKMSGEELLEAVKKIKPEIPMVMISGHGDLETAVNTMRLGAFDYISKPPDLNRLLNTVRNALDKKQLVVENKILKKKVSKNYEIIGESEPINQIKQMVDKVALTDARVLITGPNGTGKELVAHQLHEKSERAAAPMIEVNCAAIPSELIESELFGHVKGAFTSAVKDRAGKFEAADGGTIFLDEIGDMSLSAQAKVLRALQESLIQRVGADKDIKINVRVVAATNKDLKKEIAEGRFREDLYHRLAVILIKVPSLNDRRDDIPLLIEHFAVKIAEEQGNAPKSFSKDAIKLLQEYDWTGNIRELRNVVERLIILGGSEISETDVKLFASK; encoded by the coding sequence ATGCCGAAGATATTAATCATCGAAGACGAAGCTGCCATCCGAAGAGTATTAATCAAAATACTTTCAGAAGAAAGCGATACTTATACTGTTGAAGAAGCCGAAGACGGAAAACAAGGTTTTGAAAAAATCAAAAATGAAGATTACGATTTAGTCCTTTGCGACATCAAAATGCCTAAAATGAGCGGTGAAGAACTACTCGAAGCCGTAAAAAAAATCAAACCCGAAATTCCAATGGTGATGATTTCCGGTCACGGTGATTTGGAAACGGCTGTTAACACGATGCGTTTAGGGGCTTTTGATTATATTTCAAAACCACCTGATTTAAATCGACTTCTTAATACTGTCCGCAATGCTTTGGACAAAAAACAATTGGTCGTTGAAAATAAAATCCTCAAGAAAAAAGTTTCTAAAAACTACGAAATCATTGGAGAAAGCGAACCTATCAATCAAATCAAACAGATGGTTGACAAAGTGGCGCTGACTGATGCTCGTGTTTTGATTACAGGACCAAACGGAACCGGAAAAGAATTGGTTGCCCATCAATTACACGAAAAAAGTGAAAGAGCTGCTGCGCCAATGATTGAGGTCAATTGTGCTGCGATTCCGTCTGAATTAATCGAAAGTGAATTGTTTGGTCACGTAAAAGGAGCGTTTACTTCCGCCGTAAAAGACCGTGCCGGAAAATTCGAAGCTGCCGATGGTGGAACCATTTTCTTAGATGAAATTGGTGATATGAGTTTGTCAGCGCAGGCCAAAGTATTGCGTGCGTTACAAGAAAGTTTAATTCAAAGAGTTGGCGCCGATAAAGACATTAAAATCAATGTGCGTGTCGTTGCGGCAACGAATAAAGATTTGAAAAAAGAAATTGCCGAAGGTCGTTTCCGAGAAGATTTATACCATCGTTTGGCGGTAATTTTAATTAAAGTACCTTCGCTAAATGACAGACGCGATGACATTCCTTTATTGATTGAACATTTCGCGGTAAAAATCGCTGAAGAGCAAGGAAACGCTCCAAAATCATTTTCCAAAGACGCCATTAAATTATTACAAGAGTACGATTGGACCGGAAATATACGCGAACTGAGAAACGTAGTAGAACGCTTAATTATTCTTGGTGGAAGTGAGATTTCTGAAACTGATGTAAAACTATTTGCGAGTAAATAA
- a CDS encoding DEAD/DEAH box helicase — translation MNLKKINPQLQQALIEHGLTEANEMQQETFSTIKSGADAVIQSPDGTGKTTTIVLNVIQRMEKSIGESTRTLIIVENKERVLEMEELFLKFGTYTDLSILGVHEKGDIDYDKNVISMGLDILIGTPNRINAMFASAGFNINTVKMFVVDDADILFRLRHDAIIQRLMMSVEKTQRIFFCSQITERVEVLAEKVMIEPLFFEMEEEA, via the coding sequence ATGAACTTAAAAAAAATAAACCCACAACTCCAACAAGCACTCATCGAACACGGTTTAACCGAAGCCAATGAAATGCAACAAGAGACTTTTTCAACCATCAAAAGTGGTGCAGATGCCGTTATTCAATCACCGGATGGGACCGGAAAAACGACGACCATTGTTTTAAATGTGATCCAACGAATGGAGAAATCCATAGGTGAAAGCACCAGAACTTTAATTATTGTAGAAAACAAAGAGCGTGTTTTGGAAATGGAAGAGCTATTTTTGAAATTCGGTACTTATACAGATTTAAGTATACTCGGGGTACATGAAAAAGGTGATATCGATTACGATAAAAATGTGATTTCAATGGGTTTAGATATTCTTATCGGAACACCAAACAGAATCAACGCCATGTTTGCTTCTGCCGGATTTAATATCAATACCGTAAAAATGTTTGTTGTAGATGATGCTGACATACTTTTCCGTTTGCGTCATGATGCGATCATTCAACGATTGATGATGAGTGTTGAAAAAACACAACGAATTTTCTTTTGTTCTCAAATCACCGAAAGGGTAGAAGTACTGGCTGAGAAAGTCATGATTGAACCGCTTTTCTTTGAGATGGAAGAAGAAGCGTAG
- a CDS encoding putative signal transducing protein, which yields MGLIKIFSGEAILAFTLKEKLEEASINVVIRDNNQANVIPSIQTSKPVELFIHEIDYGKANPVIEEFRLSI from the coding sequence ATGGGACTTATAAAAATATTTTCAGGAGAAGCTATTCTCGCCTTTACTTTAAAAGAAAAATTGGAAGAAGCCAGTATCAATGTGGTCATCAGAGATAACAATCAGGCGAATGTAATTCCGAGTATTCAAACGAGTAAACCCGTGGAATTGTTTATTCACGAAATTGATTACGGCAAAGCCAATCCGGTAATTGAGGAGTTCCGATTGAGTATTTAA
- a CDS encoding MFS transporter, which translates to MPLIDYSFLSKILPKAKIKKGFRKAKKSYLNRVRLATSLFFFGMGFCFSTWASRIPDMKSMLQLNEAELGTMLFALPIGQLVAMPFSGRIVTKYGSRNIAILGLFFYAICLTLLGLASTSWHLAGGLFLFGFFGNFCNIAVNTQGVYTQQLFDKPIIGSFHGSWSLAGFCGALVGLLMLAFKLTPFQHFLVAFGFVVIILLTNYKYIIKAKSKQEEEKSSYSFWKKPDKTLLWLGVICFCGMASEGIMFDWSGVYFKEIIKAPGALVVLGYTTFMISMASGRFLSDILVGKYGAKKILIISGLVISSGLYMAVLLPYMIPCMIAFMLVGFGVSNVVPIIFNVAGNNKNVPTGIALTIVSSISFLGFLIGPPLIGFIAELTSLRYSFAIIGVFGVFISLLVLKLKIFK; encoded by the coding sequence ATGCCTTTAATAGATTATAGTTTCCTGAGTAAAATTTTACCCAAAGCCAAGATTAAAAAAGGCTTTAGAAAAGCCAAAAAATCTTATCTCAATAGGGTTCGATTGGCAACATCACTGTTTTTCTTTGGTATGGGATTCTGTTTTTCCACTTGGGCAAGTCGCATTCCGGACATGAAATCTATGTTGCAACTAAACGAAGCTGAATTGGGAACAATGCTTTTTGCTTTACCGATTGGTCAATTGGTAGCAATGCCTTTTTCGGGTAGAATTGTTACTAAGTACGGTAGCCGAAATATTGCTATTTTAGGATTATTCTTTTATGCTATTTGTTTGACATTATTAGGATTAGCTTCGACGAGTTGGCACTTGGCCGGCGGATTATTTTTGTTCGGCTTCTTTGGCAATTTTTGCAATATTGCTGTGAATACACAAGGTGTTTATACCCAACAATTGTTTGACAAACCTATCATTGGTTCATTTCATGGTTCGTGGAGTTTGGCCGGATTTTGTGGTGCTTTGGTGGGTTTATTAATGCTGGCCTTTAAACTAACACCATTTCAACATTTTTTAGTGGCTTTTGGATTTGTAGTGATTATCCTTTTAACCAATTACAAATACATCATCAAAGCCAAATCAAAGCAAGAAGAAGAAAAATCGAGTTATTCTTTTTGGAAGAAGCCGGATAAAACCTTATTGTGGTTGGGTGTGATTTGTTTTTGTGGTATGGCGAGCGAAGGCATCATGTTTGATTGGAGTGGCGTTTATTTCAAGGAAATTATAAAAGCTCCGGGCGCTTTAGTGGTTTTGGGTTATACTACCTTTATGATTAGCATGGCTTCGGGACGATTTTTGAGTGATATTTTAGTGGGGAAATATGGTGCCAAAAAAATCCTAATCATCAGTGGTTTAGTAATTTCAAGCGGATTATATATGGCGGTTTTATTGCCTTATATGATTCCGTGTATGATTGCTTTTATGTTGGTTGGTTTTGGCGTTTCTAATGTCGTACCCATCATTTTCAATGTCGCAGGAAATAATAAAAACGTACCAACAGGAATAGCCTTAACGATAGTTTCGAGTATTAGTTTTCTTGGTTTTTTAATTGGTCCACCATTAATTGGCTTTATCGCAGAATTGACGAGTTTAAGATATTCGTTTGCGATAATTGGCGTTTTTGGGGTATTTATTTCTTTGCTAGTACTTAAGTTGAAGATTTTTAAATAG
- a CDS encoding reprolysin-like metallopeptidase: protein MKKNLLPLLCSLFILNANAQEIWQKVSQIEASASGKKNRISIPQTEHYFKLDLFTFKKALQNAPMRGQISTLVLPFPDGNGKLQYFRIYEAPVMHPDLAVRYPDNKSYVGQSVEKRSAIIRFSVTLFGLHTMTLAVNNGTSYTEPFSEDGKYYVSYLREGMTTNHIFQCHTEEMQPKLNINEINAQPLDNGVYRTYRTGIVTTIEYSAFQIAQAGLQSAPLAEKKAAVLAAVVVTLTRVNSMFERDLSVFLQLIPNEDEVIFIDTDNLTNDDVGALIGETQETLDDIIGTANYDFGHGVGTSGGGLGGGQPCAEGAKAFGATGLGSPVGDPFDIDYVAHEMGHQFGAAHTFNNECGGNRDNNWSYEPGSGSSIMAYAGICDPNIQSNSNAQFFAGSIAQIRNTINSAGGSCVAITSNMNIPPIISAGMDYTIPKGTAFILTGTALDDDSDALTYTWEQYDRQISVQPPVATATEGPNFKPQVITDIPVRYLPQLSDVLANNLAPTWEVISNVGREYNFAFTVRDNNINGGESATDFMKVTVSDTSGPFMITAPNTTVDWVAASNQLVVWDVAGTTSNGVNTATVDILLSTDGGLAFSIPLAINVPNDGSETITVPNLPGNANRIMVRGHENIFYDVSNLDFTISTATATFLLENNSVQNVDACLGTEVNYIFEYETFSGFTGTTNFSISGMPAEIIASFTPTVINENGTVTLTLTNTQNAAVGFYPLTITAVSGSITKTASVYLNLLSNTFGTLALISPPNGATGVVFSPNFTWSADSNASQYTIEIATDSGFNNIISTAVTSTNAYTVTGLNEATVYYWSVRPENTACNGSLSATSQFTTGDFVCSDFASANVPVVIPSEDVATVYSTLNIAENFNVESATVSLDISHTWLTDIAVKLISPSGTVINLFSHKCGDADDAEAIFADSGVILTCNGTTPVISGTIKPETLLSTLAGEPSFGTWQLEVFDEFPQDGGFINSWSLNLCHVIPALSTPTFITAIDFTIYPNPNNGSFNVEANNLTGLYELAVYDMRGRKIYHHQPILNGGNWIENIQLEAQAGMYLIELSGNGTKAVKKFVVK from the coding sequence ATGAAAAAAAACCTACTTCCCCTACTGTGTTCTCTTTTTATTTTGAATGCCAATGCCCAAGAAATATGGCAAAAAGTTTCCCAAATCGAAGCCTCCGCTTCAGGTAAAAAGAATCGGATTTCTATCCCGCAAACGGAACACTACTTCAAACTCGATCTATTCACTTTTAAAAAAGCACTTCAAAATGCACCCATGCGAGGCCAAATCTCTACATTAGTTTTACCTTTTCCCGATGGCAATGGAAAACTGCAATATTTCCGAATCTACGAAGCACCGGTGATGCACCCTGATTTGGCTGTCCGTTATCCTGATAATAAATCGTATGTAGGACAAAGTGTTGAAAAACGTTCGGCAATAATTCGCTTTAGCGTGACCTTATTTGGGCTTCATACGATGACACTTGCGGTCAACAATGGCACTTCATATACTGAACCCTTTTCAGAAGACGGAAAATATTACGTGAGTTATTTGCGTGAAGGAATGACAACTAATCATATATTCCAATGCCATACGGAGGAAATGCAACCTAAATTAAATATCAATGAAATTAACGCACAACCATTAGACAATGGTGTTTACAGAACATATCGCACAGGAATTGTAACAACTATTGAATATTCGGCATTTCAAATTGCACAAGCCGGACTTCAATCAGCTCCTTTGGCAGAAAAAAAAGCCGCTGTTTTGGCTGCTGTTGTTGTTACACTCACGCGTGTCAACTCGATGTTCGAACGTGATCTTTCGGTTTTTCTGCAATTGATTCCCAATGAAGACGAGGTTATTTTTATTGATACAGACAACCTAACCAATGACGATGTTGGCGCTCTTATCGGAGAAACACAAGAAACACTTGACGATATTATTGGTACGGCTAATTATGATTTCGGACATGGCGTAGGAACATCCGGTGGTGGATTGGGCGGCGGACAACCATGCGCAGAAGGGGCAAAAGCATTTGGTGCAACCGGTCTCGGTTCCCCTGTTGGAGACCCTTTTGATATTGATTATGTAGCACACGAAATGGGTCATCAGTTTGGCGCAGCTCATACTTTTAACAACGAATGTGGTGGCAATCGTGACAACAATTGGTCTTACGAACCCGGAAGCGGAAGTTCTATTATGGCCTATGCCGGAATTTGTGATCCCAATATCCAAAGCAATTCAAACGCACAATTTTTCGCAGGCAGTATCGCACAAATACGAAATACCATTAATAGTGCCGGCGGCAGTTGTGTCGCAATCACTTCAAATATGAACATACCGCCTATAATCAGCGCGGGAATGGATTACACTATTCCGAAAGGAACGGCTTTCATCCTGACCGGAACAGCTTTAGATGATGATAGTGATGCGCTAACCTATACGTGGGAACAATATGACCGCCAAATTTCTGTACAGCCTCCTGTAGCAACGGCAACCGAAGGACCAAATTTCAAACCACAGGTCATTACAGATATTCCTGTGCGTTATCTTCCACAACTTTCAGATGTTTTGGCTAACAATCTTGCACCAACTTGGGAAGTGATTTCAAATGTGGGACGCGAATACAATTTTGCTTTTACTGTACGTGACAACAATATAAATGGGGGTGAATCAGCAACAGATTTTATGAAAGTGACCGTTTCTGACACCTCCGGTCCTTTCATGATAACAGCGCCAAATACTACTGTGGATTGGGTTGCTGCTTCTAATCAACTCGTTGTTTGGGATGTGGCCGGAACAACATCGAATGGTGTCAATACCGCGACTGTAGATATTTTGTTGTCGACCGATGGTGGGCTTGCTTTTTCAATTCCGCTTGCCATTAATGTTCCAAATGATGGTAGCGAAACGATTACCGTTCCGAACTTACCCGGTAATGCCAATCGAATTATGGTGCGCGGTCACGAAAACATTTTCTATGATGTATCGAACCTGGATTTTACCATATCAACAGCAACAGCAACTTTCCTATTGGAAAACAACAGTGTACAAAATGTTGATGCGTGTTTAGGAACTGAAGTGAACTATATCTTTGAATATGAAACCTTTTCCGGATTTACAGGCACAACCAATTTTTCAATTTCAGGTATGCCTGCAGAAATTATAGCTTCTTTTACTCCAACTGTAATTAATGAAAACGGAACGGTTACCTTGACTCTAACCAATACACAAAATGCTGCTGTTGGTTTTTATCCGTTGACCATTACTGCGGTTTCGGGTTCAATTACCAAAACAGCATCCGTTTATCTGAATCTACTTAGTAACACTTTTGGAACATTGGCTTTGATTAGTCCTCCCAACGGTGCAACCGGAGTTGTATTTTCACCTAATTTTACTTGGTCAGCCGATTCCAATGCTTCCCAATACACCATTGAAATTGCAACTGATTCTGGGTTTAACAATATTATCTCAACTGCGGTTACCTCAACAAACGCTTATACAGTAACCGGATTGAATGAAGCTACGGTATATTACTGGAGTGTACGTCCGGAAAATACTGCTTGTAATGGTAGTTTAAGTGCTACTTCACAATTTACCACGGGTGATTTTGTTTGCTCCGATTTTGCTTCCGCAAATGTTCCTGTGGTTATTCCCTCAGAAGATGTGGCTACAGTCTATTCCACTTTAAATATCGCTGAAAATTTTAATGTCGAAAGCGCTACCGTGTCACTTGACATTTCGCATACTTGGCTCACTGACATTGCTGTAAAATTGATTAGTCCATCCGGAACGGTAATCAATCTCTTTAGTCACAAATGCGGCGATGCCGATGATGCTGAGGCCATTTTTGCGGATAGTGGAGTCATTTTAACTTGCAATGGAACAACCCCTGTAATTTCAGGAACAATAAAACCCGAAACACTATTGAGCACGCTGGCTGGTGAACCAAGTTTTGGAACCTGGCAACTTGAAGTATTTGATGAATTTCCACAGGATGGCGGTTTCATTAATTCATGGAGCTTGAATCTTTGCCATGTAATACCTGCCTTGTCAACACCAACTTTTATTACTGCGATAGATTTTACCATTTATCCAAATCCGAACAACGGTTCATTTAACGTTGAAGCTAACAACCTAACAGGATTATATGAATTGGCCGTTTATGACATGCGAGGGCGTAAAATTTACCATCACCAACCGATTTTAAATGGCGGGAATTGGATAGAAAATATTCAGTTGGAAGCACAAGCCGGAATGTACCTGATTGAATTATCAGGCAACGGAACAAAGGCAGTAAAAAAATTCGTGGTAAAATAA